In Manis pentadactyla isolate mManPen7 chromosome 11, mManPen7.hap1, whole genome shotgun sequence, one DNA window encodes the following:
- the PTGER2 gene encoding prostaglandin E2 receptor EP2 subtype isoform X2 translates to MLQPSSFFSESIGRPGASLPSVRGARNGALDLYPSLFPSGLGALQLSDPPPPRYWRGEEGASLFPRPTMGNISNDSQQEDCQNRQWLPSGESPAISAAMFSAGVLGNLLALALLARRWRGDAGRGAGRGSSISLFHVLVTELVFTDLLGTCLISPVVLASYAQNQTLEKLEPETRACTYFAFAMTFFSLATMLMLFAMALERYLSIGHPYFYQRHVKRRSGLAVLPAIYTVSLLFCSPPLLGFSKYGQYCPGTWCFIQHQQTVYLRLYATLLLLLIVAVLACNFSVILNLIRMHRRGRRSRCGPSLGSCLDGLGSRRRGERVSVAEETDHLILLAIMTITFVVCSLPFTDACDYIEATWVIQDHFSISGSLT, encoded by the coding sequence ATGCTGCAGCCTAGCAGCTTCTTCTCTGAGAGCATCGGGAGACCCGGAGCGAGCCTGCCCTCGGTGCGCGGGGCCCGGAACGGGGCGCTGGACTTGTATCCCTCTCTTTTCCCTTCGGGTCTAGGAGCACTCCAGCTCTCAGACCCCCCTCCTCCCAGGTACTGGCGGGGAGAGGAGGGCGCATCCCTCTTCCCGCGCCCCACCATGGGCAATATCTCCAATGACTCCCAGCAAGAGGACTGCCAGAATCGACAGTGGCTCCCGTCCGGCGAAAGCCCAGCCATCAGCGCGGCGATGTTCTCGGCAGGGGTGCTGGGGAACCTCCTCGCGCTGGCGCTGCTGGCGCGCCGCTGGCGGGGGGACGCGGGGCGCGGGGCCGGCCGCGGGAGCTCCATCTCCTTGTTCCACGTGCTGGTGACCGAGCTGGTGTTCACCGACCTGCTCGGGACCTGCCTCATCAGCCCTGTGGTGCTGGCTTCCTACGCGCAGAACCAGACCCTGGAGAAACTGGAGCCCGAGACACGCGCGTGCACCTACTTTGCCTTCGCCATGACCTTCTTCAGCCTGGCCACGATGCTCATGCTTTTCGCCATGGCCCTGGAGCGCTACCTGTCCATTGGGCATCCCTACTTCTACCAGCGCCACGTCAAGCGCCGAAGCGGCCTGGCTGTGCTGCCTGCCATCTACACTGTCTCTTTGCTCTTTTGCTCTCCTCCACTGCTGGGCTTCTCGAAGTACGGCCAGTACTGCCCCGGAACGTGGTGCTTCATCCAGCACCAGCAGACCGTGTATCTGAGGCTTTACGCCACCCTGCTGCTGCTCCTCATCGTCGCCGTCCTGGCCTGCAACTTCAGCGTCATCCTCAACCTCATCCGCATGCACCGTCGGGGCAGGAGGAGCCGCTGCGGACCCTCGCTGGGCAGCTGCCTGGACGGTCTTGGGAGccgcaggagaggagagagggtgtCCGTGGCAGAGGAAACCGACCACCTCATTCTCCTAGCTATTATGACCATCACCTTCGTAGTCTGCTCCTTGCCTTTCACA